In the genome of Delphinus delphis chromosome 15, mDelDel1.2, whole genome shotgun sequence, one region contains:
- the PPP1R35 gene encoding protein phosphatase 1 regulatory subunit 35 codes for MMGCEEPELESVEGGEAVADPGPLPEPRAPVPGAPVPEPGLDLSLSLSPLSESPGRGRSNCSPGRRKGRADRRGGARKGRQVRFRLAPPSPVRSEPPPAATAPSEKLAAPQDLGTPAQQSSLALSFELQAARAAAGGQFDAAKAVEEQLRKSFQTRCSLEESVAEGLNVPRSKRLFRDLVSLQVPEEQVLNAALREKLALLPPQARAPPPKEPSGPGPDMTILCDPETLFYESPHLTLEGLPPLRLQLRPRPSEDTFLMHRTLRRWEA; via the exons ATGATGGGCTGTGAGGAGCCAGAGCTGGAGTCGGTGGAAGGGGGAGAGGCCGTGGCTGACCCAGGGCCACTCCCAGAACCCCGAGCCCCCGTGCCCGGAGCCCCCGTGCCGGAGCCCGGCCTGGACCTGAGCCTAAGTCTGAGCCCTCTGTCCGAGAGCCCCGGGCGCGGGCGGTCCAACTGCAGCCCGGGACGGCGGAAGGGGCGGGCGGACCGGCGGGGCGGGGCCCGCAAGGGGCGGCAG GTCCGCTTCCGCCTGGCGCCGCCCTCCCCGGTACGGTCCGAGCCGCCGCCGGCCGCCACCGCACCGAGCGAGAAGCTCGCGGCGCCGCAGGACCTGGGGACGCCCGCGCAGCAGAGCAGCCTGGCCCTGAGCTTCGAGCTGCAGGCCGCGCGGGCCGCAGCCGGGGGCCAGTTCGATGCCGCGAAGGCCGTGGAAGAACAGCTGAGAAAGTCGTTCCAGACCCGCTGCAGCCTGGAAGAGAGCGTGGCCGAGG GGCTGAACGTGCCGCGCTCCAAGCGGCTCTTCCGAGACCTGGTGAGCCTGCAGGTGCCCGAGGAACAGGTTCTGAACGCCGCGCTGAGGGAGAAACTGGCGCtcctgccgccgcaggcccgagCCCCGCCTCCAAAG GAGCCATCTGGGCCAGGGCCAGACATGACCATTTTGTGTGATCCAGAAACATTATTTTATGAATCTCCACACCTGACCCTGGAAGGTCTGCCCCCTCTCCGGCTTCAACTCCGGCCCCGCCCTTCAGAGGATACCTTCCTTATGCATCGGACACTGAGGCGATGGGAAGCGTAG
- the MEPCE gene encoding 7SK snRNA methylphosphate capping enzyme isoform X1, which produces MIEMAAEKEPFLVPAPPPPLKDESGGGGGPTVQPHREAASGELRGGTQRGPGPRAHSAGSPASEAGKESPGAAPTPRGGQSQQQRGGGPQAQSHGEACLSDPPGRAAPPDVGEERRGGGGTELGPPAPPRPRNGYQPHRPPGGGGGKRRNSCNVGGGGGGFKHPAFKRRRRVNSDCDSVLPSNFLLGGNIFDPLNLNSLLDEEVSRALNAETPKSSPLPAKGRDPVEILIPKDITDPLSLNTCTDEAQVVLASPLKTGRKRHRHRGQHHQQQQQQQQAAGGNDSHSVLPTAPLTSSLHGEGTPQQQQQQHRGQNRDAPEPYELNTAINCRDEVVSPLPSALQGPSGSLSAPPAASVTSASSSSSSRHRKRRRTSSKSEAGARGGGQGPKEKGRGSGGGRHHLHPLPAAGFKKQQCKFQYGNFCKYYGYRNPSCEDGRLRVLKPEWFRGRDVLDLGCNVGHLTLSIACKWGPSRMVGLDIDAQLIHSARQNIRHYLSEELRLPPQTSDGAPGAESEEGTTTVRKRSYFPASLTASRGPIAAPQVPLDGADTSVFPNNVVFVTGNYVLDRDELVEAQKPEYDVVLCLSLTKWVHLNWGDEGLKRMFRRIYRHLHPGGILVLEPQPWSSYGRRKTLTEAIYKNYYRIQLKPEQFSSYLTSPEVGFSSYELVATPHNTSRVSSPGSAEKAFPVLLPQPLPYTSGT; this is translated from the exons ATGATCGAGATGGCGGCGGAGAAGGAGCCGTTTCTGGTgccggccccgccgccgccgcttaAAGATGAGTCGGGCGGAGGGGGCGGCCCCACTGTGCAACCGCACCGAGAGGCAGCCTCCGGGGAGCTCCGCGGCGGAACACAGCGTGGGCCGGGCCCGCGCGCACACTCGGCGGGATCCCCGGCTTCTGAGGCCGGCAAGGAGAGCCCCGGGGCTGCACCCACCCCTCGGGGCGGTCAGTCGCAGCAGCAACGAGGGGGCGGCCCCCAGGCGCAGTCGCACGGGGAGGCCTGCTTGTCGGATCCCCCCGGGAGAGCCGCTCCCCCGGACGTGGGGGAGGAGCGACGGGGAGGGGGCGGAACAGAACTGGGCCCCCCTGCTCCTCCTCGACCCCGTAATGGCTATCAGCCCCACCGGCcccctgggggaggtgggggcaaGAGGAGAAATAGCTGTAATGTAGGGGGAGGTGGTGGAGGCTTCAAACATCCGGCCTTCAAGAGGCGCAGGCGGGTCAATTCGGACTGTGACTCTGTCTTACCCTCCAACTTCCTCCTGGGGGGCAATATCTTTGATCCATTGAACCTGAATAGTCTCCTGGATGAGGAAGTGAGCCGCGCACTCAATGCGGAGACCCCTAAGTCATCCCCACTTCCGGCCAAGGGGCGAGATCCAGTGGAGATCCTCATCCCCAAAGATATTACAGACCCTCTCAGTCTCAATACTTGCACTGATGAGGCCCAAGTAGTCCTTGCTTCGCCACTCAAGACTGGTCGGAAGCGGCATAGACACCGGGGACAgcaccaccagcagcagcagcagcagcagcaggcagcTGGAGGGAATGATAGCCACTCCGTGCTGCCCACAGCCCCCCTCACTTCCTCACTCCATGGGGAGGGCAccccgcagcagcagcagcagcagcatagAGGCCAGAACCGGGACGCCCCCGAACCCTATGAACTCAACACAGCCATCAACTGCAGGGATGAGGTCGTGTCTCCCCTTCCATCTGCCCTACAGGGTCCCTCAGGCTCCCTTTCAGCCCCTCCAGCTGCCTCAGTTACCTCTGCATCCTCGTCTTCCTCCTCACGACATCGCAAACGTCGCAGGACTTCCAGCAAGTCAGAGGCAGGGGCTAGGGGTGGAGGCCAGGGTCCCAAGGAAAAGGGCcgagggagtgggggaggccgCCACCACCTCCACCCACTACCTGCTGCGGGCTTCAAAAAGCAACAGTGCAAGTTCCAGTATGGGAATTTTTGCAAGTACTATGGGTACCGCAATCCTTCCTGTGAGGACGGGCGCCTTCGGGTGTTGAAGCCTGAGTGGTTTCGGGGTCGGGACGTCCTAGATCTGGGCTGCAATGTGGGCCATTTGACCCTGAGCATTGCCTGTAAGTGGGGCCCGTCCCGCATGGTGGGCCTGGATATTGATGCCCAGCTCATCCATTCGGCCCGCCAAAACATCCGACACTACCTGTCCGAAGAGCTGCGTCTGCCACCCCAGACTTCTGACGGGGCCCCAGGAGCAGAGAGTGAGGAAGGGACCACAACCGTCCGAAAGAGAAGCTACTTCCCGGCCTCACTGACGGCCAGCCGGGGTCCCATTGCTGCACCCCAAGTGCCCTTGGATGGAGCAGACACATCCGTCTTCCCCAACAATGTTGTCTTCGTCACG GGTAACTATGTGCTGGATCGAGATGAGCTGGTGGAGGCCCAAAAACCTGAGTATGATGTGGTGCTCTGCCTCAGCCTCACCAAGTGGGTGCATCTCAACTGGGGAGACGAGGGGCTGAAGCGCATGTTTCGTCGAATCTACCGGCACCTACATCCTGGGGGCATCCTGGTCCTGGAGCCCCAGCCTTGGTCATCCTACGGCAGGAGAAAGACTCTCACG GAAGCAATCTACAAGAACTACTATCGAATTCAGCTGAAGCCAGAGCAGTTCAGTTCCTACCTGACATCCCCAGAGGTGGGCTTCTCCAGCTATGAGCTTGTGGCCACACCCCACAACACCTCCAGAG TTTCCTCTCCTGGAtctgcagagaaagcttttcctGTGTTGCTGCCCCAGCCTCTTCCCTACACCTCTGGCACCTAA
- the MEPCE gene encoding 7SK snRNA methylphosphate capping enzyme isoform X2: MIEMAAEKEPFLVPAPPPPLKDESGGGGGPTVQPHREAASGELRGGTQRGPGPRAHSAGSPASEAGKESPGAAPTPRGGQSQQQRGGGPQAQSHGEACLSDPPGRAAPPDVGEERRGGGGTELGPPAPPRPRNGYQPHRPPGGGGGKRRNSCNVGGGGGGFKHPAFKRRRRVNSDCDSVLPSNFLLGGNIFDPLNLNSLLDEEVSRALNAETPKSSPLPAKGRDPVEILIPKDITDPLSLNTCTDEAQVVLASPLKTGRKRHRHRGQHHQQQQQQQQAAGGNDSHSVLPTAPLTSSLHGEGTPQQQQQQHRGQNRDAPEPYELNTAINCRDEVVSPLPSALQGPSGSLSAPPAASVTSASSSSSSRHRKRRRTSSKSEAGARGGGQGPKEKGRGSGGGRHHLHPLPAAGFKKQQCKFQYGNFCKYYGYRNPSCEDGRLRVLKPEWFRGRDVLDLGCNVGHLTLSIACKWGPSRMVGLDIDAQLIHSARQNIRHYLSEELRLPPQTSDGAPGAESEEGTTTVRKRSYFPASLTASRGPIAAPQVPLDGADTSVFPNNVVFVTGNYVLDRDELVEAQKPEYDVVLCLSLTKWVHLNWGDEGLKRMFRRIYRHLHPGGILVLEPQPWSSYGRRKTLTEAIYKNYYRIQLKPEQFSSYLTSPEVGFSSYELVATPHNTSRGFQRPVYLFHKAHSPSH, translated from the exons ATGATCGAGATGGCGGCGGAGAAGGAGCCGTTTCTGGTgccggccccgccgccgccgcttaAAGATGAGTCGGGCGGAGGGGGCGGCCCCACTGTGCAACCGCACCGAGAGGCAGCCTCCGGGGAGCTCCGCGGCGGAACACAGCGTGGGCCGGGCCCGCGCGCACACTCGGCGGGATCCCCGGCTTCTGAGGCCGGCAAGGAGAGCCCCGGGGCTGCACCCACCCCTCGGGGCGGTCAGTCGCAGCAGCAACGAGGGGGCGGCCCCCAGGCGCAGTCGCACGGGGAGGCCTGCTTGTCGGATCCCCCCGGGAGAGCCGCTCCCCCGGACGTGGGGGAGGAGCGACGGGGAGGGGGCGGAACAGAACTGGGCCCCCCTGCTCCTCCTCGACCCCGTAATGGCTATCAGCCCCACCGGCcccctgggggaggtgggggcaaGAGGAGAAATAGCTGTAATGTAGGGGGAGGTGGTGGAGGCTTCAAACATCCGGCCTTCAAGAGGCGCAGGCGGGTCAATTCGGACTGTGACTCTGTCTTACCCTCCAACTTCCTCCTGGGGGGCAATATCTTTGATCCATTGAACCTGAATAGTCTCCTGGATGAGGAAGTGAGCCGCGCACTCAATGCGGAGACCCCTAAGTCATCCCCACTTCCGGCCAAGGGGCGAGATCCAGTGGAGATCCTCATCCCCAAAGATATTACAGACCCTCTCAGTCTCAATACTTGCACTGATGAGGCCCAAGTAGTCCTTGCTTCGCCACTCAAGACTGGTCGGAAGCGGCATAGACACCGGGGACAgcaccaccagcagcagcagcagcagcagcaggcagcTGGAGGGAATGATAGCCACTCCGTGCTGCCCACAGCCCCCCTCACTTCCTCACTCCATGGGGAGGGCAccccgcagcagcagcagcagcagcatagAGGCCAGAACCGGGACGCCCCCGAACCCTATGAACTCAACACAGCCATCAACTGCAGGGATGAGGTCGTGTCTCCCCTTCCATCTGCCCTACAGGGTCCCTCAGGCTCCCTTTCAGCCCCTCCAGCTGCCTCAGTTACCTCTGCATCCTCGTCTTCCTCCTCACGACATCGCAAACGTCGCAGGACTTCCAGCAAGTCAGAGGCAGGGGCTAGGGGTGGAGGCCAGGGTCCCAAGGAAAAGGGCcgagggagtgggggaggccgCCACCACCTCCACCCACTACCTGCTGCGGGCTTCAAAAAGCAACAGTGCAAGTTCCAGTATGGGAATTTTTGCAAGTACTATGGGTACCGCAATCCTTCCTGTGAGGACGGGCGCCTTCGGGTGTTGAAGCCTGAGTGGTTTCGGGGTCGGGACGTCCTAGATCTGGGCTGCAATGTGGGCCATTTGACCCTGAGCATTGCCTGTAAGTGGGGCCCGTCCCGCATGGTGGGCCTGGATATTGATGCCCAGCTCATCCATTCGGCCCGCCAAAACATCCGACACTACCTGTCCGAAGAGCTGCGTCTGCCACCCCAGACTTCTGACGGGGCCCCAGGAGCAGAGAGTGAGGAAGGGACCACAACCGTCCGAAAGAGAAGCTACTTCCCGGCCTCACTGACGGCCAGCCGGGGTCCCATTGCTGCACCCCAAGTGCCCTTGGATGGAGCAGACACATCCGTCTTCCCCAACAATGTTGTCTTCGTCACG GGTAACTATGTGCTGGATCGAGATGAGCTGGTGGAGGCCCAAAAACCTGAGTATGATGTGGTGCTCTGCCTCAGCCTCACCAAGTGGGTGCATCTCAACTGGGGAGACGAGGGGCTGAAGCGCATGTTTCGTCGAATCTACCGGCACCTACATCCTGGGGGCATCCTGGTCCTGGAGCCCCAGCCTTGGTCATCCTACGGCAGGAGAAAGACTCTCACG GAAGCAATCTACAAGAACTACTATCGAATTCAGCTGAAGCCAGAGCAGTTCAGTTCCTACCTGACATCCCCAGAGGTGGGCTTCTCCAGCTATGAGCTTGTGGCCACACCCCACAACACCTCCAGAG GCTTCCAGCGTCCTGTGTACCTGTTCCACAAGGCCCATTCCCCCAGCCACTAA